The Pseudanabaena galeata CCNP1313 genome includes a region encoding these proteins:
- a CDS encoding Uma2 family endonuclease has translation MIAVRDNFPQFTPQEYFAWEEKQLHKHEYIEGEVYAMSGGSRNHSLIAVRFTTLFSNHLEGSACEVGNSDLRIKIAKSEKYTYPDVSVTCDDRDKTTTQYITYPSLIVEVLSPSTESYDRGGKFRLYRNNPVLIDYLLVSSTSIEIDLYHKKDNGEWIISNYQEGDTIELKSINLTFAIAQIYKGLNLTPENIDVV, from the coding sequence ATGATTGCAGTTAGAGACAACTTCCCTCAATTCACTCCGCAGGAATACTTTGCTTGGGAAGAAAAGCAACTACACAAGCACGAATATATAGAAGGTGAAGTCTATGCCATGAGTGGTGGCAGTAGAAACCATAGCTTAATTGCGGTTCGGTTCACTACTTTGTTTTCCAATCATCTAGAAGGTAGTGCTTGTGAAGTAGGCAATTCAGACTTGCGGATTAAAATAGCTAAATCCGAAAAATACACTTATCCTGATGTCAGTGTCACCTGCGACGATCGCGACAAAACTACCACTCAATACATTACCTATCCATCTCTAATCGTTGAAGTTTTATCACCTAGTACCGAATCCTACGATCGCGGTGGAAAGTTCAGACTATATCGCAACAATCCTGTATTAATAGATTATTTATTAGTTAGTTCCACCAGTATAGAAATAGACCTTTATCACAAAAAAGATAATGGGGAATGGATAATCAGCAACTATCAGGAAGGTGACACAATCGAGTTAAAGAGCATCAATCTCACCTTCGCGATCGCCCAAATTTATAAAGGACTCAATCTCACACCAGAAAATATAGATGTAGTGTAA
- the pcrA gene encoding DNA helicase PcrA, translated as MSSNFLHHLNPAQQKAASHLHGPMLVVAGAGSGKTRTLTYRIANLMLNHGVAPEQILAVTFTNKAGKEMNERIQSLLTQEVAQRELGKALSEISDWEQDKLRKKVYKQYINSFAQDGLWMGTFHSMCCRILRLDIDKYKDQNGRSWAKNFSIFDDSDAQSLVKDIVINQLNLDEKKFEPKSVRFAIGNAKNKGWTPEEYEAQSDDSSFRKRAIAQVYNLYQNQLATNNALDFDDLIFLPVRLFQQNPEVLKYWHDRFKHILVDEYQDTNRTQYDLIRLLATNDNKPAWENRSIFVVGDADQSIYSFRSADFTILMEFQEAFGDRLPDAHTGTMIKLEENYRSVANILEIANQLIDHNSQRIDKVLKATRPDGDLIELFRADDEVDEAQFVIEQIRRVKAKTPSANLGHFAILYRTNAQSRPFEEMLVRWNIPYKVVGGLRFYDRKEIKDVLSYLRLLSNPADTLGLMRIINVPKRSIGKATLDKLQQAAQELSVPIWEIISDETTVKTLAGRSARGVLSFVELMQKWQAKVAVTPAADIIQGILQESGYVDELKAQSNDEANDRIANLQELYNAAVQFAEENEDASLDAFLANAALASSLDDSSENAEKVTLMTLHAAKGLEFPAVFLVGLEQGLFPSFRSINDPMALEEERRLMYVGITRAQEKLFLSHAQARRLYGNREYAIPSQFLAELPKEYLTGHGIDKFISKASQRAEATSVKGSLRSAPPVKVNAVKPKPRIDWQVGDRVVHDKFGEGQVSNLLGTGDKMYLAVAFAGQGKKIIDPKIAPIQKI; from the coding sequence ATTTTTTGCATCATCTCAACCCTGCTCAACAAAAAGCAGCAAGCCATCTGCATGGTCCAATGCTGGTGGTCGCAGGCGCAGGCTCAGGGAAAACACGCACATTGACCTACCGCATCGCCAACTTAATGCTCAATCACGGTGTTGCGCCTGAGCAAATCCTTGCAGTGACTTTTACGAATAAAGCTGGCAAGGAAATGAATGAGCGAATTCAATCTTTGTTAACCCAAGAAGTCGCCCAAAGAGAATTAGGTAAGGCTTTAAGCGAAATTAGTGATTGGGAACAGGATAAGCTCCGTAAGAAAGTTTACAAGCAATATATCAATAGCTTTGCTCAAGATGGGCTATGGATGGGGACTTTCCATAGTATGTGCTGTCGGATTTTGCGCCTTGATATTGATAAGTATAAAGATCAAAATGGTAGAAGTTGGGCAAAAAATTTCTCAATTTTCGATGATTCTGATGCACAGTCCTTAGTCAAAGATATTGTCATTAATCAACTAAATTTAGATGAAAAGAAGTTTGAGCCTAAGTCGGTGCGCTTTGCGATCGGCAATGCCAAAAACAAAGGCTGGACTCCAGAGGAGTATGAGGCTCAAAGTGATGATTCATCTTTTCGGAAACGGGCGATCGCACAAGTCTATAACCTCTATCAAAATCAGCTAGCTACCAATAACGCCCTCGATTTTGATGATTTAATCTTTTTGCCAGTGCGTTTATTCCAACAAAATCCTGAAGTTCTCAAATATTGGCACGATCGCTTTAAACATATTCTCGTTGATGAATATCAAGATACCAATCGCACCCAATATGATTTGATTCGATTGCTTGCTACTAATGACAATAAACCAGCTTGGGAAAACCGCTCTATTTTTGTGGTTGGTGACGCGGATCAATCGATTTATAGCTTCCGTTCCGCCGACTTCACCATCTTGATGGAGTTTCAAGAAGCTTTTGGCGATCGCTTGCCCGATGCCCATACAGGCACAATGATCAAGCTAGAGGAAAACTATCGCTCCGTCGCCAATATTCTCGAAATCGCCAACCAACTGATCGACCATAACTCGCAGCGTATTGATAAAGTCCTGAAGGCAACTCGCCCTGATGGGGACTTGATCGAGTTATTCCGTGCCGATGATGAAGTTGATGAGGCGCAGTTTGTAATTGAACAGATTCGTCGCGTTAAGGCTAAGACTCCTAGCGCTAATCTTGGTCATTTTGCCATTCTCTATCGCACCAACGCTCAATCTCGCCCCTTTGAAGAAATGCTGGTGCGCTGGAATATTCCTTACAAAGTCGTGGGTGGTTTACGATTTTACGATCGCAAAGAAATCAAAGATGTTCTCTCCTATTTGCGGCTACTTTCTAACCCTGCTGATACCCTTGGTTTGATGCGAATTATCAATGTCCCCAAACGCAGCATCGGCAAGGCAACCCTCGACAAGCTCCAACAAGCTGCTCAAGAACTCAGCGTCCCGATCTGGGAAATCATCAGCGATGAAACTACGGTTAAAACTTTAGCAGGGCGATCGGCTAGAGGCGTTCTTTCCTTTGTGGAACTGATGCAAAAATGGCAAGCGAAAGTTGCGGTTACACCTGCGGCGGATATCATTCAAGGAATTCTTCAAGAATCGGGCTATGTCGATGAACTGAAAGCCCAGAGCAATGATGAAGCCAACGATCGCATTGCCAACTTGCAAGAACTGTATAACGCGGCAGTGCAATTTGCGGAAGAGAATGAAGATGCTTCCCTTGATGCGTTCTTAGCCAATGCAGCTCTAGCATCTAGTCTTGATGATAGTAGCGAGAACGCTGAGAAAGTCACCCTGATGACGCTCCATGCAGCTAAAGGTTTAGAATTTCCTGCGGTCTTCCTTGTTGGTTTAGAGCAAGGCTTGTTCCCTAGCTTCCGTTCCATTAATGATCCGATGGCTCTTGAAGAAGAACGTCGCCTCATGTATGTGGGCATTACTCGCGCCCAAGAGAAACTATTCCTCAGCCATGCCCAAGCCCGCCGTCTCTATGGCAACCGCGAATATGCAATTCCTTCCCAATTCCTAGCCGAATTACCGAAGGAATACTTGACAGGACATGGTATCGATAAATTTATCAGCAAGGCAAGTCAACGTGCTGAAGCCACCAGCGTTAAAGGTTCTCTCAGATCTGCGCCCCCTGTAAAGGTAAATGCTGTCAAACCGAAACCTCGTATTGATTGGCAAGTGGGCGATCGCGTGGTGCATGATAAGTTTGGCGAAGGTCAAGTCTCGAATTTATTAGGCACTGGCGACAAGATGTATCTAGCAGTTGCTTTCGCAGGTCAAGGCAAAAAAATCATCGATCCTAAAATTGCCCCAATTCAGAAAATATAG
- the gnd gene encoding decarboxylating NADP(+)-dependent phosphogluconate dehydrogenase, with the protein MASDKQNFGLIGLAVMGENLALNIERNGFSMSVYNRSRDKTDKFLATRAAGKNFKGTFTIAEFVASLERPRKMLIMVKAGAPVDAVIKELIPFLDEGDIIIDGGNSLYDDTDRRTVELEAINLKFIGMGVSGGEEGALNGPSMMPGGQKSAYAEIEPIVTKIAAQVDDGACVTYIGKGSAGHYVKMVHNGIEYGDMQLIAEAYDLLSTGLGLTASELHETFTAWKSSELDSYLIDITTDIFTKIDDLTGDALVNKILDAAGQKGTGKWTVQSAFDLGVPIPTMIAAVTARVMSSYKEERVAASKVLISSTSGKYEGDRQEFIDAVRDALYCSKICSYAQGMALLGAASRDFGYDLNLGEIARIWKGGCIIRAAFLDKIKLAFQRNAQLPNLLVDPDFKQTILTKEAAWRKVVMAAAQLGIPIPAFSASLDYFDSYRRDRLPQNLTQAQRDYFGAHTYERTDKPRGEFFHTEWMK; encoded by the coding sequence ATGGCATCTGACAAGCAAAATTTTGGATTGATTGGTTTGGCTGTGATGGGTGAAAACCTTGCTCTAAACATTGAGCGCAATGGGTTTTCGATGAGTGTTTATAACCGTAGCCGTGACAAAACTGATAAGTTTTTAGCAACCCGTGCTGCTGGTAAAAATTTCAAAGGCACATTTACGATCGCTGAATTTGTTGCATCCCTAGAGCGTCCCCGCAAAATGTTGATCATGGTTAAGGCGGGAGCGCCCGTTGATGCAGTTATCAAAGAGCTAATTCCCTTTTTGGATGAAGGTGACATTATCATTGATGGCGGTAACTCTCTCTATGACGACACCGATCGCCGCACTGTGGAGCTAGAGGCCATTAATCTCAAATTCATTGGTATGGGCGTGAGTGGCGGTGAGGAAGGCGCTCTTAATGGTCCCAGCATGATGCCTGGTGGTCAAAAGTCAGCCTATGCTGAGATTGAGCCAATCGTGACCAAGATTGCGGCTCAAGTCGATGATGGCGCTTGTGTGACTTACATCGGTAAGGGTAGTGCGGGGCATTACGTGAAAATGGTGCATAACGGCATTGAGTATGGCGATATGCAGTTGATCGCAGAAGCCTATGATTTGCTTAGCACTGGATTAGGCTTGACGGCAAGTGAATTGCATGAAACCTTTACCGCTTGGAAAAGCTCAGAGCTTGATTCTTATCTAATCGATATCACGACGGATATTTTTACGAAGATTGACGATCTCACAGGAGATGCGTTGGTCAATAAAATTCTTGATGCGGCTGGGCAGAAGGGGACAGGTAAATGGACGGTACAGAGTGCCTTTGATCTGGGTGTACCGATCCCCACGATGATCGCGGCGGTGACTGCAAGGGTGATGTCTTCCTACAAAGAAGAGCGGGTTGCTGCCTCGAAGGTGCTAATCAGTTCGACTTCTGGTAAGTATGAAGGCGATCGCCAAGAATTTATTGATGCGGTACGTGACGCTCTTTACTGCTCCAAGATTTGTTCCTATGCTCAGGGCATGGCACTACTTGGTGCGGCTTCCCGTGACTTTGGCTATGACTTGAATCTGGGTGAAATTGCCCGTATTTGGAAAGGTGGTTGCATTATCCGTGCGGCTTTCCTTGACAAGATCAAACTTGCATTTCAGCGCAATGCTCAACTACCTAACCTGCTAGTTGATCCCGATTTCAAGCAAACGATTTTGACTAAAGAAGCGGCATGGCGCAAGGTGGTTATGGCGGCGGCGCAGTTGGGTATTCCGATCCCTGCGTTTAGTGCATCTCTTGATTATTTCGATAGTTATAGACGCGATCGCCTACCTCAAAACTTGACACAGGCTCAGCGCGATTACTTCGGCGCTCACACCTATGAGCGCACCGACAAGCCCAGAGGCGAATTTTTCCACACCGAGTGGATGAAGTAA
- the rpsB gene encoding 30S ribosomal protein S2, translating into MGVVTLAQLLESGVHFGHQTRRWNPKMEPYIFTERNGVHIIDLVQTAQYLEEAYAYLRQASEQGKKVLFVGTKRQAAGLIAQEAARCGSYYINQRWLGGMLTNWTTIKTRVDRLKDLERRDESGALDRLPKKEASTLRREMEKLRKYLGGIKLMRKPPDIVIVVDHKREYNAVQECQKLKIPIVSLLDTNCDPDSVDIGIPANDDAIRSIKLIVGKLADAIYEGRHGDIEDIEYEVSAEDAEAYVEDEAIITGDEEEVA; encoded by the coding sequence ATGGGAGTCGTAACCCTAGCCCAATTGCTAGAGTCGGGCGTTCACTTCGGACATCAAACCCGTCGTTGGAACCCCAAGATGGAGCCTTACATCTTCACCGAGCGTAATGGCGTTCATATTATTGACCTTGTGCAAACCGCACAATATCTTGAAGAAGCCTATGCTTATTTGCGTCAAGCTTCCGAGCAAGGCAAAAAAGTATTGTTCGTTGGAACCAAGCGTCAAGCTGCTGGTCTGATTGCTCAAGAAGCAGCCCGTTGCGGTAGCTACTACATCAACCAACGCTGGTTGGGTGGAATGCTCACCAACTGGACAACCATCAAAACCCGTGTTGATCGCCTTAAGGATCTCGAACGTCGCGACGAAAGCGGCGCACTCGATCGCCTTCCTAAGAAGGAAGCATCCACCCTTCGCCGCGAAATGGAAAAGCTACGTAAGTACCTTGGCGGCATTAAGCTCATGCGTAAGCCACCCGATATCGTAATCGTGGTTGACCACAAGCGTGAGTACAATGCTGTCCAAGAATGCCAAAAGTTGAAGATTCCCATTGTGTCTTTGCTTGATACCAACTGCGATCCCGATAGCGTTGACATTGGGATTCCCGCAAACGATGACGCAATTCGCTCGATCAAGTTGATCGTTGGCAAGCTTGCTGATGCAATCTACGAAGGTCGTCATGGCGATATCGAAGATATCGAGTATGAAGTTTCTGCCGAAGATGCTGAAGCTTATGTCGAAGATGAAGCGATCATCACAGGCGATGAAGAAGAAGTTGCTTAA
- a CDS encoding type I restriction enzyme HsdR N-terminal domain-containing protein: MPQTAVTQVVKTLNHVHQKLGLQRATDSQFFTEWFEGLPQLTALEQETLDLIRQRFRYHREEGQVTEGAVNAIVVSRLMELAGFYDPPFRLRSELPIEITTTVENETLRGRIDFLVVQERFWRVIIESKETEFDIEVGIPQTLAYAIASSAEASPLFGMVTNGNSFIFIKIDPQNKTYDFSETYSMLSRTNHLYDVQQILKAIAIIFLATTHD, translated from the coding sequence ATGCCTCAAACTGCTGTCACACAGGTTGTCAAAACCTTAAACCATGTCCATCAAAAGCTCGGTCTACAGAGAGCTACTGATAGCCAGTTTTTTACAGAGTGGTTTGAGGGATTACCACAACTAACAGCTTTAGAACAAGAAACTTTAGATTTAATTCGACAACGCTTTCGATACCATCGTGAAGAAGGACAAGTTACTGAAGGTGCAGTTAATGCGATCGTCGTATCGCGATTAATGGAATTAGCTGGTTTCTACGATCCACCATTTCGCTTGCGATCGGAATTACCTATCGAGATTACAACCACAGTTGAGAATGAAACCTTAAGGGGACGCATCGATTTTTTGGTCGTACAGGAACGGTTTTGGCGCGTAATTATTGAATCCAAAGAAACTGAATTTGATATTGAAGTTGGCATTCCCCAAACACTTGCCTATGCGATCGCCTCTTCAGCAGAAGCATCACCATTATTTGGCATGGTTACAAATGGGAATAGTTTCATATTTATTAAGATTGACCCTCAGAATAAAACATACGATTTTTCGGAAACCTATTCGATGCTGTCGCGAACCAATCATCTTTATGATGTACAGCAAATATTAAAAGCGATCGCCATTATCTTTTTAGCTACAACTCATGATTAA
- a CDS encoding transposase has protein sequence MESIVKHAQGLVYSLLCLMPSVYQKASLNAILGLFLEAQGHPYPEHTQIKSASALSRFLNHYNWSTRGLIRATRQAILGQIAKHRPSKQVPLKILIDLTTLEKCGKFLHLSNPTKDEPDPWVRILNGKRGLHLVVLYLVYGEWRVPWSFRVWRGKGYPSPSELACKLLRTVPKQLTQGRTVIVLADTEFSTVKFFNAVRAKSWRIVVGVRNNRKLQDGRTVKQLYRHGKRGQQILLEGLTQPLTISWFWLKRADSKRELRFVVSSHPYSGAYLVMLGRKRWAIEGFFKTIKHRFGLHCFGQSTKLGVYRWLILSLLSYLLAHWIDQWSIPPILDWKATCDLTLSVLFPSVLWLKLLRYLQISADIAARHGFEIILKPIPT, from the coding sequence ATGGAAAGCATCGTTAAGCACGCCCAAGGGCTAGTTTATAGCCTTCTGTGTTTGATGCCAAGTGTGTATCAAAAAGCAAGTCTCAATGCAATATTGGGACTATTCCTCGAAGCACAAGGACATCCCTATCCAGAACATACACAGATAAAATCAGCGAGTGCGTTGAGTCGATTTCTCAACCACTATAACTGGTCAACAAGAGGACTAATTCGAGCGACACGTCAGGCTATTTTGGGACAAATCGCCAAGCATCGTCCATCGAAACAAGTGCCATTAAAGATACTGATAGACTTGACGACCCTAGAAAAATGTGGCAAGTTTCTACATTTGAGTAATCCCACCAAAGATGAACCCGACCCATGGGTGAGAATACTAAACGGCAAGCGAGGACTACATCTGGTTGTACTGTATCTGGTCTATGGAGAGTGGCGCGTGCCATGGAGTTTTAGAGTATGGCGAGGTAAAGGATACCCCAGTCCCTCTGAGTTAGCTTGTAAGTTATTGAGGACAGTCCCCAAGCAACTAACCCAAGGCAGGACTGTGATTGTCCTTGCCGATACTGAGTTTAGTACAGTGAAGTTTTTCAATGCAGTCCGAGCCAAGTCTTGGCGCATCGTTGTCGGTGTCCGCAACAATCGTAAACTTCAAGATGGACGCACCGTCAAACAACTTTATCGTCATGGCAAACGTGGACAACAAATTTTGCTAGAAGGGCTAACTCAGCCTTTGACGATCTCTTGGTTCTGGCTCAAAAGAGCCGATAGTAAACGGGAGTTACGTTTTGTTGTCTCTTCTCATCCTTATTCTGGTGCTTATCTGGTGATGTTAGGGCGTAAGCGTTGGGCAATTGAGGGATTCTTCAAAACCATCAAACATCGCTTTGGCTTGCATTGTTTTGGGCAATCGACAAAACTTGGTGTTTATCGTTGGCTTATCCTCTCTCTGCTTTCTTATCTTTTGGCTCATTGGATTGATCAATGGTCGATTCCTCCCATCTTGGACTGGAAAGCTACTTGTGATTTAACTCTTTCAGTTTTATTCCCTTCTGTCCTTTGGTTGAAACTTCTCAGGTATCTTCAAATTAGTGCCGATATTGCTGCTCGTCATGGCTTTGAAATTATTCTCAAACCCATTCCCACTTAA
- a CDS encoding anhydro-N-acetylmuramic acid kinase: MLAIGLISGTSVDGIDAALVEITDRHEQLETNLIAGCTYPYADDLRTEILAVCAGAPRSLQQICELDDRIAESFSQAAISIMAKGDRLPDLIASHGQTVFHRPPVTPQAGKTGLGYSVQLGRGAVIAELTGIKTISDFRVADIEVGGHAAPLVPMLDILLLSHPTKYRVCQNIGGISNLTYLPPKALEHPEKVFGFDNGAGNVLIDMAAQKLFGVSFDADGAIARQGQPNLDLINQWLEQEFFRLPPPKSTGRELFSPEYLEQCLSECQGLSNYDILATLTEFTARAIAQSYRDFLPVFPDEVLIGGGGGHNGYLMERLQNLVKPAIVMRTNDCGIDSDSKEAIAFALLGYLRLKERYGNLPSVTGAKRSVLLGKIYQ; this comes from the coding sequence ATATTAGCGATCGGCTTAATTAGTGGCACATCGGTGGATGGCATTGATGCGGCTTTGGTAGAAATCACCGATCGCCATGAACAACTTGAAACTAACTTGATCGCAGGATGTACCTATCCCTATGCCGATGATCTGCGTACTGAGATATTAGCTGTCTGTGCAGGTGCGCCCCGATCGCTACAGCAAATATGTGAACTCGATGATCGCATAGCTGAAAGCTTTTCCCAAGCAGCGATCTCAATTATGGCAAAAGGCGATCGCTTACCAGATTTGATTGCCTCTCACGGGCAAACAGTATTTCATCGCCCACCAGTCACTCCACAGGCCGGCAAAACTGGACTCGGCTATTCGGTACAATTGGGACGAGGTGCGGTAATTGCGGAATTAACAGGAATTAAAACTATCAGTGATTTCCGAGTTGCCGATATTGAAGTAGGTGGACATGCGGCTCCCCTAGTGCCAATGCTAGATATTTTGTTGCTATCTCATCCTACAAAATATCGCGTCTGTCAGAATATTGGTGGCATTAGTAATTTGACCTACTTACCGCCAAAAGCCCTAGAACATCCAGAAAAAGTTTTTGGTTTTGATAATGGTGCTGGCAATGTCCTGATCGATATGGCAGCACAAAAATTATTTGGTGTTTCGTTTGATGCGGATGGTGCGATCGCCCGACAAGGGCAGCCAAATTTAGATTTAATCAATCAATGGTTAGAGCAAGAATTTTTTCGCCTTCCTCCCCCAAAATCTACAGGACGTGAGTTATTTAGTCCTGAATATTTAGAACAATGCTTGAGTGAGTGTCAGGGTTTAAGTAATTACGATATTCTCGCCACGCTGACAGAATTTACAGCTAGAGCGATCGCCCAAAGTTATCGTGACTTTCTGCCCGTATTTCCCGACGAGGTTTTAATCGGTGGTGGTGGTGGTCATAATGGCTATTTGATGGAGCGATTACAGAATTTAGTTAAACCTGCGATCGTAATGCGTACTAATGACTGTGGCATCGATAGCGATAGTAAAGAGGCGATCGCCTTTGCGTTGCTGGGATATTTACGCTTAAAAGAACGTTATGGCAATTTGCCTAGTGTCACTGGAGCCAAGCGATCGGTTTTATTAGGTAAAATTTATCAATAG
- a CDS encoding type II toxin-antitoxin system RelE/ParE family toxin has translation MVQDLREVLEKLKTSPFDPSLKTHKLKGDLSEFYACSLTYEYRIICVFLVQNETIVLVDIGSHDEVY, from the coding sequence ATGGTGCAAGATCTCAGAGAAGTTTTAGAAAAGCTTAAAACTTCTCCATTTGATCCATCACTAAAAACACATAAGTTAAAAGGCGATCTTAGCGAATTTTATGCCTGTAGTCTGACCTATGAATACCGCATTATTTGTGTTTTTCTAGTCCAAAATGAGACGATAGTTTTAGTTGATATTGGTAGTCACGATGAAGTTTATTAA
- a CDS encoding HNH endonuclease: protein MIDIVLFKNQYKRFKENVFKNSGVEFKSFSSNPYTELEEGYKYDIYRDARKLLRFETWKESDIGNGDIARSVINAIELPSNNLVQWQSKYGDEKRPHHILHYAISNALKIKDYDSVFYSLYRESDDAKSFSSLIKLFGRKYSLIAYLLFIKDRSRYTPIAPQYFDQAFLLLGVEFSTNKKCSWDNYSTFNNILLDLKGLLTNELQGEVSLLDAHSFAWIIARKIEEYTPSKDELKYLKLSEKERQVIVKARNGQGFFRDVLLKYWQNACAVTGCKEKNLLRASHIKPWSECDLEEAIDSFNGLLLSPTLDAAFDKGFITFDTVGNILISPSLSNSDAKILGLSSSLRLKHIDFRHKPYLVYHNEFIFREN from the coding sequence ATGATTGATATAGTCTTATTCAAGAACCAGTACAAAAGATTTAAAGAAAATGTTTTTAAAAATAGTGGCGTAGAATTCAAGTCATTTAGTTCCAACCCTTATACCGAATTAGAGGAAGGGTATAAATATGATATTTACCGCGATGCTAGGAAATTATTAAGATTTGAGACTTGGAAAGAGTCAGATATTGGAAATGGAGATATCGCTCGCTCTGTAATTAACGCAATTGAATTGCCCAGTAATAATTTGGTGCAATGGCAGTCTAAATATGGCGATGAAAAAAGACCTCACCATATTTTACATTATGCTATTTCAAATGCATTGAAAATTAAAGACTATGATTCAGTATTTTATTCTTTGTACCGTGAATCTGATGATGCAAAATCGTTTAGCAGTCTAATCAAATTATTTGGTCGAAAGTATTCGTTAATAGCTTACCTTTTATTTATCAAAGATCGATCTCGTTATACGCCAATAGCTCCCCAATATTTCGATCAAGCATTTTTACTGTTAGGGGTAGAATTCTCAACCAACAAAAAATGTTCTTGGGATAATTACTCAACATTCAACAATATTTTATTGGATTTAAAAGGATTGCTTACAAATGAGTTACAAGGAGAAGTGTCGTTACTTGATGCTCATTCTTTTGCTTGGATAATAGCTCGAAAAATAGAAGAATATACACCATCAAAAGATGAATTGAAATATTTAAAATTGTCTGAAAAAGAAAGACAGGTAATTGTTAAAGCAAGAAATGGTCAAGGATTTTTCAGGGATGTTCTACTTAAGTATTGGCAAAATGCTTGCGCAGTAACTGGATGTAAAGAAAAGAATTTACTTAGAGCCTCTCATATAAAGCCTTGGTCAGAATGCGATTTAGAAGAAGCTATTGATTCTTTTAATGGATTACTACTTTCTCCTACTCTTGATGCTGCTTTTGACAAAGGATTTATAACTTTTGATACAGTAGGAAATATATTGATTTCACCATCATTAAGTAATTCAGATGCCAAAATACTAGGTCTTTCCTCCTCATTACGTTTAAAGCATATAGATTTTAGACATAAACCTTATCTTGTTTATCATAATGAGTTTATCTTTAGGGAGAATTAA